One part of the Thermodesulfovibrio sp. 3462-1 genome encodes these proteins:
- the galT gene encoding galactose-1-phosphate uridylyltransferase translates to MSELRRDPISGRWVIIAVERGKRPSDFAPVSQKRKIKGFCPFCPGNEHTAPNEIIAFRPPNTAPNTPGWTLRVVPNKFPALQIHGDLNKRGEGIYDKMNGIGAHEVIIETPDHLASLSTMPIKAVEDVLWAYYFRITDLKKDIRFKYVLVFKNEGEAAGASIEHTHSQLIALPIVPQLVKNEMTSAQRYFELRDRCIFCDIIAQELEFEKRIIYQNDAYIVLSPFAPREPFETWILPKRHESRFEPREKSFSLLADALQTTLKKLDAVLETPPYNYVLHTSPFQDEINEYYHWHIEIIPKLTKTAGFEWGSGFFINPTSPEEAAQFMREATV, encoded by the coding sequence ATGTCAGAACTCAGAAGAGATCCTATATCTGGACGATGGGTTATTATAGCTGTTGAAAGAGGTAAAAGACCTTCAGATTTTGCTCCTGTAAGTCAAAAAAGAAAAATAAAGGGATTCTGCCCCTTTTGCCCGGGAAATGAACATACTGCGCCAAATGAAATTATTGCTTTTAGACCTCCAAATACTGCGCCAAACACACCTGGCTGGACACTGAGGGTTGTTCCAAATAAATTTCCAGCTTTGCAGATTCATGGAGACCTCAATAAAAGAGGAGAAGGAATTTATGATAAAATGAATGGAATTGGCGCTCATGAGGTAATTATTGAAACACCTGATCATCTTGCTTCACTCTCTACAATGCCAATTAAAGCAGTTGAGGATGTTTTGTGGGCATATTATTTCAGGATTACTGATCTTAAAAAAGACATTCGCTTTAAATATGTTCTGGTCTTTAAAAATGAAGGTGAAGCAGCAGGAGCCTCAATTGAGCACACCCATAGCCAGTTAATTGCTCTTCCCATTGTTCCTCAGCTTGTAAAAAATGAGATGACTTCAGCCCAAAGATACTTTGAATTAAGAGACAGATGCATATTTTGCGATATAATAGCTCAGGAGCTTGAGTTTGAAAAAAGAATAATCTATCAAAATGATGCTTATATAGTGCTTTCTCCCTTTGCACCAAGAGAGCCTTTTGAAACATGGATTCTACCAAAAAGACATGAATCTCGTTTTGAACCAAGAGAAAAAAGCTTCAGTCTTCTTGCAGATGCTCTCCAGACAACACTTAAAAAACTTGACGCTGTACTTGAAACTCCTCCCTATAACTATGTTCTTCACACATCTCCTTTTCAAGATGAGATAAATGAATACTATCACTGGCATATTGAAATCATACCAAAGCTTACAAAAACTGCTGGATTTGAATGGGGTTCTGGATTTTTTATAAATCCAACTTCTCCTGAAGAAGCTGCTCAATTTATGAGGGAGGCTACAGTATGA
- a CDS encoding ribonuclease Z, with amino-acid sequence MKKFLDNVTKVLFILYNYTIVARLFHYRVVNDAFGDPCVFVRLLRERRALLFDVGDIRKIPFNEILKVSDIFVTHTHIDHFIGFDQVIRAVLRRSEPLRVYGPDNIIDCVYGKLRGYTWNLVSDYPLSIEVFAITKKKIKRARFCAKNKFKIEKLPTLPRQQWIIEDPLFKVKAEVLSHGIPVIAYSIEEDFHINIKKVELEKKGFVVGPWLGQLKKLIKLYYEYDPQKMLKPKQVSVKINTSKGEFLVEELFDILNISKGEKISYVMDVAPVEENIKKIIDFVKGSDVLFCEAYFLSKDMERAIERNHLTAALAGKIAKEAEVKEFIILHISPKYINNPEEVYREVELSRFQGLR; translated from the coding sequence TTGAAAAAGTTTCTGGATAATGTCACAAAAGTGCTTTTCATTTTGTATAATTATACCATTGTGGCAAGACTTTTTCATTATAGAGTTGTAAATGATGCCTTTGGAGACCCTTGTGTTTTTGTAAGGCTTCTTAGGGAAAGGAGAGCTTTGCTTTTTGATGTAGGAGACATAAGAAAAATTCCCTTTAATGAAATACTTAAAGTAAGCGATATTTTTGTAACTCATACGCATATTGATCATTTTATAGGATTTGATCAGGTTATAAGAGCTGTTTTAAGAAGATCTGAACCCTTGAGAGTTTACGGACCTGACAATATTATAGATTGTGTTTATGGAAAACTCAGGGGGTATACCTGGAATCTCGTTTCAGATTATCCATTATCAATTGAGGTTTTTGCAATTACAAAAAAAAAGATAAAAAGAGCAAGATTTTGTGCTAAAAATAAATTTAAAATTGAAAAATTACCAACTCTGCCAAGACAGCAGTGGATTATTGAAGACCCCCTTTTTAAAGTTAAAGCAGAAGTTTTATCTCATGGAATACCTGTAATTGCCTATTCGATTGAAGAGGATTTTCACATAAATATTAAAAAAGTAGAGCTTGAGAAAAAAGGCTTTGTAGTAGGTCCCTGGCTTGGACAGCTTAAAAAATTAATTAAACTTTATTATGAATATGATCCTCAAAAAATGCTTAAACCTAAACAGGTTTCAGTGAAAATCAATACTTCAAAGGGAGAATTTTTAGTGGAAGAGCTTTTTGATATTTTAAACATCTCAAAGGGAGAAAAAATCTCTTATGTTATGGATGTAGCTCCAGTAGAAGAAAACATAAAAAAAATAATAGATTTTGTAAAAGGCTCGGATGTTCTATTTTGTGAAGCCTATTTTTTAAGTAAAGACATGGAGAGAGCAATTGAAAGAAATCATCTGACTGCTGCTTTAGCTGGTAAAATTGCAAAAGAAGCAGAAGTTAAGGAGTTTATAATCCTCCACATTTCCCCAAAATATATTAACAATCCAGAGGAAGTTTACAGAGAGGTGGAATTATCAAGGTTTCAAGGTTTACGGTAA
- a CDS encoding ATP-binding protein → MQAIGITITLNSVLQASDIDQIKKHGSTIFSEILLDERWEGVAFIALYNKKGNVVFHSNPALIGKKIQEVIAIFQEKTPYYHYLVLGTGEKVFISDTKIILHGLPYLLRVALHKYPAEAILRNTKIHILFMAFTVGFLILAGFFTTILLSKIEKMQIKMRELENLSMLSRVLAHEIRNPLGSIKGFAQYLMKKISEASLKEYLEIIVKESLRLERLTEELSQYANPQNINIQMVNLKELIHDTVLPFIVEHREIFFDLDLDEIYLNTDSDKMTQIISNILQNSVFAVSETEDKRINIKAKKINGKIKIEISDTGTGMDEETLKKAQEPFFTTKPKGTGLGLAIVNRLCEILKINLEIKSKKGQGTKVCLTVPESL, encoded by the coding sequence ATGCAGGCAATAGGAATTACAATCACTCTTAACAGTGTTCTCCAGGCTTCTGATATTGACCAAATTAAAAAACATGGTAGCACAATCTTTTCAGAAATCTTACTGGATGAGAGATGGGAAGGGGTTGCCTTTATAGCTCTTTATAATAAAAAAGGAAATGTGGTGTTCCATTCTAATCCTGCCCTGATAGGGAAAAAAATTCAGGAAGTAATTGCAATTTTTCAGGAGAAAACTCCCTATTATCATTATCTTGTTCTGGGCACAGGAGAAAAAGTTTTTATATCAGATACAAAAATAATTCTCCATGGGCTACCCTATCTTTTAAGAGTTGCTTTACATAAATATCCAGCTGAGGCTATTTTAAGAAATACAAAAATACATATACTTTTTATGGCTTTTACAGTAGGATTCCTTATTCTGGCAGGTTTTTTTACAACAATACTTTTAAGTAAAATAGAAAAAATGCAGATTAAAATGAGGGAGCTTGAAAATCTTTCAATGCTTTCACGAGTTTTAGCCCATGAAATAAGAAATCCCCTTGGAAGCATAAAGGGATTTGCCCAGTATCTTATGAAAAAGATTTCAGAGGCTTCTTTAAAAGAGTATCTTGAAATAATTGTAAAGGAGAGTTTGAGACTTGAAAGACTTACTGAAGAGCTATCACAGTATGCAAATCCTCAAAACATTAACATCCAGATGGTTAATCTCAAAGAATTAATTCATGACACAGTTTTACCTTTTATAGTTGAACACAGGGAAATATTTTTTGATTTAGACTTAGATGAAATCTACCTGAACACAGACAGTGATAAAATGACACAGATTATAAGTAATATTCTTCAGAACTCTGTTTTTGCCGTATCAGAAACAGAGGATAAAAGAATTAATATAAAAGCAAAAAAGATCAATGGTAAAATAAAAATTGAAATATCCGATACAGGAACTGGAATGGATGAAGAGACTTTAAAAAAAGCGCAAGAGCCTTTTTTTACGACAAAGCCAAAAGGCACAGGATTGGGTCTTGCAATAGTAAACCGTCTGTGTGAGATTTTAAAGATTAATCTGGAAATTAAAAGCAAAAAAGGACAGGGAACAAAGGTATGTCTGACAGTGCCAGAATCGTTATAG
- a CDS encoding sigma-54 dependent transcriptional regulator — MSDSARIVIVEDDPSFASFLKTILEEEGYTVKVFNDPQIALKNIRNFSPHLIITDLKMPKMDGIEFIEKAEDVVNTEFIVITAYGTIPTAVEAIKKGAIDYITKPLSSPEEFLKRIEKVLKKGHYSEELELPPYEILFAGIEEVYQMVKEVAKTDTTVILYGETGTGKTAIAKAIHIMSGKKGAFVEINCASIPETLIESELFGYEKGAFSGAIKQKSGKIELAQNGTLFLDEIGELTPSIQAKFLKVLQDKSFERIGGLQTLKTNARFITATNRDLKQLVKDGKFREDLYFRLNVFPITIPPLRERRQHITKIADYLIERISKKLEKEIKKLSKKSVETIKNYSFPGNIRELENILERAIILSKTEEIEIEIEKEEELDENNIKSLEKKAIIEALKKTGSNKKLAAQLLGISLRTLYNKIKEFGLE; from the coding sequence ATGTCTGACAGTGCCAGAATCGTTATAGTTGAAGATGATCCCTCCTTTGCCTCTTTCCTTAAAACAATTCTTGAAGAAGAAGGATACACTGTAAAGGTGTTTAATGACCCTCAGATTGCCTTAAAAAATATCAGGAATTTTTCTCCCCATCTTATAATTACAGATTTAAAGATGCCGAAAATGGATGGTATTGAATTTATTGAAAAGGCAGAAGATGTTGTAAATACAGAATTTATTGTAATAACAGCTTATGGCACAATCCCTACTGCAGTAGAAGCAATAAAAAAGGGCGCAATTGATTATATCACAAAGCCTCTTTCATCTCCTGAAGAATTTTTAAAACGCATAGAAAAAGTTTTAAAGAAAGGACATTACAGTGAAGAACTTGAGCTACCTCCATATGAGATCCTATTTGCAGGAATTGAAGAGGTCTATCAGATGGTTAAAGAAGTGGCAAAGACAGATACAACAGTAATTCTCTATGGTGAAACAGGAACAGGTAAAACAGCTATTGCAAAAGCAATTCACATTATGAGCGGCAAGAAAGGCGCTTTTGTTGAGATAAATTGTGCTTCAATTCCTGAAACATTGATAGAAAGTGAACTTTTTGGTTATGAAAAAGGTGCTTTCTCAGGAGCAATAAAACAAAAATCAGGTAAAATTGAGCTTGCCCAGAATGGAACTCTATTTCTTGATGAAATAGGAGAATTAACTCCATCAATTCAGGCAAAATTTTTAAAAGTGCTGCAGGACAAAAGTTTTGAAAGAATTGGAGGGCTACAGACTCTTAAAACAAATGCAAGATTTATCACTGCAACAAACAGAGACTTAAAACAGCTTGTAAAAGATGGAAAATTCAGGGAAGATTTATATTTCAGGCTCAATGTCTTTCCAATTACCATTCCTCCTTTAAGAGAAAGAAGACAGCATATAACTAAAATTGCTGATTATCTTATAGAAAGGATTTCTAAAAAGCTTGAAAAAGAGATAAAAAAATTGAGCAAAAAATCTGTAGAAACCATTAAGAATTACTCTTTTCCAGGAAACATAAGAGAGCTTGAGAACATTCTTGAAAGAGCAATAATCCTGTCAAAAACAGAGGAGATTGAGATAGAAATTGAAAAAGAGGAAGAATTGGATGAGAATAATATTAAAAGTCTTGAAAAAAAAGCAATAATAGAAGCATTGAAAAAAACTGGCAGCAATAAAAAACTGGCAGCTCAGTTACTTGGTATTTCTTTAAGAACTCTTTACAATAAAATTAAAGAATTCGGATTGGAGTAG
- a CDS encoding saccharopine dehydrogenase NADP-binding domain-containing protein, which produces MKIAVIGIGAVGFFLCRYFLEKTDFTIKCADKSIRNLRKLKEFANTKKKITLHRVSVNDSPSLEKLIRDTDLVINSATPAINRKIIEIALKYAVNYQDLASNLEDLMNPEQLEYSQDFKQKGIVGLINTGISPGLTNLIAGELASKFDSVDTIKIRIFEDQKPPGTIWSWSPKVLFSDILSPPLVYEKGKFNLREPFGEPEYYNYPEPIGKRKAYLVYGDEISTLPRFLKVKSGNLKSAGSDIEFLMALYNMGLLSDNPLKINGGRVSPYEILLKITKRVASIREIIQKVKEGVLEEATFGIVVECSGKLQGKRKTLRGYLIFPSIRELIKIAPGSTHVSYPTALVAGIMAKFIKKIQSLEQGVFAPEALPKFIRRKIFSELKKEGFNVTLEELTREKTTPIRIL; this is translated from the coding sequence ATGAAGATTGCTGTAATTGGTATTGGAGCAGTTGGATTTTTTCTTTGCAGGTATTTTCTTGAAAAAACAGATTTTACAATAAAATGCGCTGATAAAAGTATTAGAAATCTCAGAAAGCTCAAAGAATTTGCAAACACTAAGAAAAAAATAACTTTACACAGAGTTTCAGTAAATGATAGTCCTTCCTTAGAAAAATTGATCAGGGATACTGATTTAGTAATAAATTCTGCAACACCAGCAATTAACAGAAAAATAATAGAGATTGCATTAAAATATGCTGTTAACTATCAGGATCTTGCTTCAAATCTTGAAGACCTTATGAATCCTGAACAGCTTGAATATTCTCAGGATTTTAAACAAAAAGGAATCGTTGGATTAATAAATACAGGTATAAGTCCTGGTTTGACAAACCTGATTGCCGGTGAGCTTGCTTCAAAATTTGACAGTGTGGATACAATTAAAATTAGAATTTTTGAAGATCAAAAACCACCTGGAACAATATGGTCATGGTCTCCTAAAGTGCTTTTCAGTGATATTTTGTCACCTCCACTTGTTTATGAAAAAGGGAAATTTAATCTTAGAGAACCCTTTGGTGAGCCTGAGTATTATAATTATCCAGAGCCCATTGGTAAAAGAAAAGCCTATCTTGTTTACGGAGATGAAATCTCCACTTTACCACGATTTCTCAAAGTAAAATCAGGAAATCTTAAATCTGCAGGCTCTGATATAGAGTTTCTAATGGCTCTTTATAATATGGGGCTTTTAAGTGACAATCCATTGAAAATTAATGGAGGGAGAGTTTCGCCATATGAAATTCTTTTGAAAATCACGAAAAGAGTTGCTTCAATTAGAGAAATAATTCAAAAAGTGAAAGAAGGAGTGCTTGAAGAGGCAACCTTTGGCATTGTTGTAGAATGCTCAGGAAAACTACAGGGAAAAAGAAAAACATTAAGAGGTTACTTAATATTTCCATCCATTAGAGAACTTATAAAAATTGCTCCTGGCTCTACTCATGTCTCTTATCCCACTGCTTTAGTAGCGGGAATTATGGCAAAATTTATAAAGAAAATTCAGTCCCTTGAGCAGGGCGTGTTTGCTCCAGAAGCTTTACCAAAGTTTATAAGAAGAAAAATCTTCTCTGAACTTAAGAAAGAAGGATTCAATGTTACATTAGAAGAACTCACCAGGGAAAAAACTACTCCAATCCGAATTCTTTAA
- a CDS encoding protein-L-isoaspartate(D-aspartate) O-methyltransferase — protein MDKFKHLREWMVETQIIERGIKDKRVIEVMKKIPRHLFVPEDSIDSAYDDRALPIGYGQTISQPYIVALMTELLELKGDEKVLEIGTGSGYQAAILAELVKEVHTIERIKPLADEAKQRFEKLGIKNIKVYIKDGTEGIPEEAPFDRIIITAATPDIPEPLVAQLKEGGIIVAPVGERYSQYMLKAIKKDSKLERHYLIPVAFVPLIGKYGWKEE, from the coding sequence ATGGATAAATTTAAACACTTAAGAGAATGGATGGTTGAAACTCAGATCATTGAAAGAGGCATCAAAGATAAACGGGTTATTGAGGTAATGAAAAAAATTCCGAGACATCTTTTTGTACCAGAAGATAGCATTGACAGTGCCTATGATGACAGAGCTCTTCCAATTGGTTATGGCCAGACAATTTCTCAACCTTACATAGTTGCTTTGATGACAGAATTGCTGGAGCTTAAAGGAGATGAAAAGGTTCTTGAAATAGGTACAGGCTCTGGGTATCAGGCTGCAATTCTTGCAGAACTTGTAAAAGAAGTTCATACAATCGAAAGAATCAAGCCACTGGCAGATGAAGCAAAACAAAGATTTGAAAAATTGGGGATTAAAAATATTAAAGTTTATATAAAAGATGGCACAGAAGGGATTCCAGAAGAAGCTCCATTTGATAGAATAATAATAACTGCAGCCACTCCAGATATACCTGAACCGCTCGTTGCGCAATTAAAAGAAGGTGGAATTATTGTTGCTCCTGTTGGTGAACGATACTCTCAGTATATGCTTAAAGCAATAAAAAAAGACAGTAAACTTGAAAGGCATTATCTGATTCCTGTAGCCTTTGTTCCATTAATAGGAAAGTATGGATGGAAAGAGGAGTAA
- a CDS encoding NAD(P)/FAD-dependent oxidoreductase yields the protein MALKNKYDVIIVGAGPAGIFTALEIINNSSLKVLLIEKGKDIEKRKCPMEQTGKCAHCAVCDILSGWGGAGAFSDGKLNLSPQIGGFLDKYIDRDSLVELIDYVDKIYLKYGAPEKLYEPEPEVAEKIKAQAAKSGLLFIPSKIRHIGTERCAEILKAIKEELSKKADIIFDSEAFKIIVNRTKASGIELKDKRKFYAKYIVVAPGRAGSSWLNEEAKRLKLNTELNPVDIGVRVEVPASVCDEFTRVCYEPKFIYYSKTFDDMVRTFCVNPYGEVVRENINGIWTVNGHSYANKKTDNTNFAILSSTYFTEPFREPILYGQSIARLANYLGHGVLIQRLGDLKKGRRSTSERILKNPVQPTLKDVTPGDLSFVLPYRYLINILEMLEALDKVMPGINSNHTLLYGVEIKLYSMRLKLTESLETEIDNLFAAGDGAGISRGLIQASVSGILVAREILKRT from the coding sequence ATGGCATTGAAGAATAAGTATGATGTAATTATTGTTGGTGCAGGACCTGCTGGTATTTTTACAGCCTTAGAGATAATTAATAATTCCTCATTAAAAGTTTTACTTATTGAAAAGGGAAAGGATATTGAAAAAAGAAAATGTCCGATGGAGCAAACAGGAAAGTGTGCTCACTGTGCAGTATGCGATATTTTAAGTGGATGGGGAGGTGCAGGAGCTTTTAGCGATGGAAAGCTTAATCTTTCTCCTCAAATTGGTGGATTTTTAGATAAATACATAGATAGAGACAGCCTCGTTGAACTTATTGATTATGTTGATAAAATCTATCTTAAATACGGTGCTCCAGAAAAACTCTATGAACCAGAACCTGAGGTAGCTGAAAAAATCAAAGCTCAAGCAGCAAAAAGCGGACTTCTCTTTATTCCATCAAAAATAAGACACATTGGAACTGAAAGATGTGCTGAGATTCTTAAAGCAATAAAAGAGGAGCTTTCAAAAAAGGCTGATATAATCTTTGATTCTGAAGCATTCAAAATCATTGTAAACAGAACTAAAGCATCAGGAATTGAACTTAAAGATAAAAGAAAATTCTATGCAAAATACATTGTTGTTGCACCTGGAAGAGCAGGAAGTAGCTGGTTAAATGAGGAAGCAAAAAGGCTAAAATTAAACACAGAGCTTAATCCTGTTGATATAGGTGTGAGAGTTGAAGTTCCTGCTTCAGTTTGCGATGAATTTACCAGAGTCTGTTATGAACCAAAGTTTATTTATTATTCAAAAACTTTTGATGATATGGTAAGAACATTCTGTGTAAATCCCTATGGCGAAGTTGTCAGAGAAAACATAAATGGAATATGGACTGTAAATGGTCACAGTTATGCTAATAAAAAAACAGACAATACCAACTTTGCGATTCTTTCAAGCACATACTTCACAGAACCCTTTCGTGAGCCAATTCTTTATGGGCAGAGCATTGCCAGGCTTGCAAATTATCTTGGTCATGGAGTTTTAATTCAAAGGCTTGGTGATCTTAAAAAAGGAAGAAGATCAACATCTGAAAGAATTCTCAAGAACCCGGTTCAACCCACACTTAAGGATGTTACACCAGGAGACCTCAGTTTTGTTTTGCCCTATCGTTATCTTATAAATATTCTTGAAATGCTTGAAGCCCTTGATAAAGTTATGCCAGGTATAAATTCAAATCATACGCTTCTTTATGGAGTAGAGATTAAACTTTACAGTATGAGGCTTAAACTAACTGAAAGTCTTGAAACAGAAATAGATAATCTTTTTGCTGCAGGAGATGGAGCAGGAATCAGCAGGGGCTTGATTCAAGCTTCGGTATCAGGTATTCTTGTAGCAAGGGAGATATTGAAACGGACTTAA
- the surE gene encoding 5'/3'-nucleotidase SurE, producing the protein MPLILVTNDDGFFSKGIQTLAEYLKELGEVYIVAPDRDRSAVSHALTMHRPLKVDLIREGCYSVNGTPTDCVVVGVKKLLPRAPDLIVSGINKGANLGEDITYSGTVSAAIEGTILGVPSFAISIVGERPFRYETACYYALKIAKFILEKGLPHDTLLNINLPNKPLQEINGIKITKQGKRSYENSIHEIFSPWGEKQYWIGGGIVSWQKMEGTDIQAIMEGYVSVTPLHIDLTNYQALDYLKRHGIEE; encoded by the coding sequence ATGCCGCTCATTCTTGTAACAAACGATGATGGTTTTTTCTCAAAAGGGATTCAAACTCTGGCAGAATATTTAAAGGAACTTGGTGAAGTATACATTGTTGCACCAGACAGAGATCGCTCTGCTGTAAGTCATGCTCTTACAATGCACAGACCCCTTAAAGTGGATTTAATAAGAGAGGGCTGCTACAGTGTAAACGGCACTCCCACTGACTGTGTTGTTGTTGGAGTGAAAAAACTTTTGCCCCGTGCACCTGATTTAATTGTGTCAGGCATAAACAAAGGAGCTAATCTTGGCGAGGACATAACATACTCAGGAACTGTTTCAGCTGCTATTGAAGGGACAATTCTTGGAGTTCCCTCCTTTGCAATATCTATAGTTGGAGAAAGACCTTTCAGATATGAAACAGCATGTTATTACGCATTAAAAATAGCAAAATTCATACTTGAAAAGGGGCTTCCTCATGATACTCTTTTAAATATTAACCTGCCCAATAAACCTTTACAGGAAATCAATGGAATAAAAATAACAAAGCAGGGTAAACGTTCCTATGAAAACTCAATTCATGAAATTTTCTCCCCCTGGGGAGAAAAACAGTATTGGATTGGAGGCGGAATTGTATCATGGCAGAAAATGGAAGGAACAGATATTCAGGCAATAATGGAAGGATATGTATCAGTTACTCCGCTTCATATTGATTTAACAAATTATCAGGCATTGGATTATTTAAAAAGACATGGCATTGAAGAATAA
- a CDS encoding polyprenyl synthetase family protein, protein MNFQNIFKQYENELKQVERELINIFQSEATLIPTIGAYIVNSGGKRLRPLFLLSSADLVGYREYKRVILAAVIEALHTASLLHDDVVDEADLRRGKVSANKIWGNQVTVLLGDYLYAKALHISVAQESLPIMEALSLATSQMAEGEILQLMKAGDPTITFDEYIKIITGKTAGLIRAACRIAGILGELPQEKLQALTEFGNNIGIAFQMVDDILDYVAQESELGKKLGKDLMEGKITLPLIELMKKAQEKEEIVGIIKSDNFSEENLLKILNYLKQYNCIESSMEIVRQYIDKAKKALQVFPDSEARKRLFMIADYITLRSK, encoded by the coding sequence ATGAATTTTCAGAATATATTCAAACAATACGAAAATGAACTTAAACAGGTAGAAAGAGAGCTTATAAACATTTTTCAGTCAGAGGCTACTTTAATTCCTACAATAGGAGCATATATTGTAAACTCTGGTGGAAAAAGACTTCGGCCATTGTTTTTGCTTTCAAGTGCAGACCTTGTTGGTTACAGGGAATACAAAAGGGTTATCCTGGCTGCAGTAATTGAGGCACTTCACACTGCAAGTCTTCTTCATGATGATGTGGTTGATGAAGCAGACCTGAGAAGAGGCAAAGTTTCCGCTAATAAAATATGGGGAAATCAGGTTACAGTGCTACTTGGTGATTATCTTTATGCAAAGGCATTGCATATATCAGTAGCACAGGAAAGTCTTCCGATAATGGAAGCTTTATCTCTGGCAACATCTCAGATGGCTGAAGGAGAAATTCTTCAGCTTATGAAAGCAGGAGATCCAACAATAACTTTTGATGAATATATAAAAATAATAACAGGAAAAACTGCAGGATTAATTAGAGCTGCGTGTAGGATTGCAGGAATTTTAGGAGAACTTCCACAGGAAAAGCTTCAGGCTTTAACTGAGTTTGGAAATAATATAGGCATAGCGTTTCAGATGGTAGATGATATTCTTGATTATGTAGCACAGGAGTCAGAACTTGGCAAAAAACTTGGCAAGGATTTAATGGAAGGTAAAATTACTCTTCCTCTTATTGAATTAATGAAAAAAGCTCAAGAAAAGGAAGAAATTGTAGGCATTATAAAATCTGACAATTTTTCAGAAGAAAACCTTTTAAAAATTTTAAATTATCTAAAACAATACAACTGCATAGAATCATCTATGGAAATAGTGAGGCAGTACATAGATAAAGCAAAAAAGGCTCTTCAGGTGTTTCCAGACTCTGAAGCCAGAAAAAGGCTTTTTATGATCGCTGATTATATTACCCTAAGGAGTAAATAA